Within Burkholderia diffusa, the genomic segment GCTGCCGAATCGGCGTGCGCGCTGCTCAAGGTGCTGTCCAATCCTGACCGGTTGCTGCTGCTGTGCGAGCTGTCGCAGGGCGAACGCTGCGTGAGCGATCTCGAGGCGCGCCTGGATATCCGCCAGCCGACGCTGTCGCAGCAGCTCGGCGTGTTGCGGGACAACGCATTGGTCCGCACGCGCCGTGAAGGCAAGAACATCCACTATTCGCTCGACAGCCCGGCCGTGATCGCGGTGATGGGCGTGCTGTACGAGCAGTTCTGCGGCGCGGCCGCGAAGGGGGCGCGCCATGCAGCTTGACGTGCTTCATTTCACGCCGTGGCTGTCGCTTGCAGGCGGTGTGCTGATCGGGCTTGCGGCTGCGTGGCTCGTTGCGTTCAACGGGCGGATCGCCGGGATCAGCGGCATCGTCGGCGGCTTGCTGACGGCCGGTGCAACCGAGCGCGACTGGCGTGCCGCATTCGTCGCCGGGCTGATCGCCGCGCCGCTGATGATGCGTATCGCCGGCGCCGCCGCGGCGCCGCAGGTCGATGCGGGCTGGGGCGAGCTGCTGGCGGCCGGCCTGCTGGTCGGGATCGGCACGCGCTATGCGGGCGGATGCACGAGCGGTCACGGCGTCTGCGGTCTGTCGCGCGGTGCGGGGAGATCGATCGTCGCGACGGCGGTGTTCATGGTCGCGGGTTTTGCGACAGTATTCGTGCGACGTCACGTGATCGGAGGCTGACATGCAGGCAGGATTCGCGTTTCTGGCGGGGCTGCTGTTCGGCGCCGGCCTCATCGTGTCGGGGTTGGCCAACCCGCAGAAGGTACTCGGTTTTCTCGACCTGGCAGGCCGCTGGGATCCGTCACTTGCATTCGTGATGGCCGGCGCGATCGGCGTTGCCGGGTTCGCGTTTGCTTGGGCGAAGCGTCGGACGAGGTCGTTGCTCGGTCTGCCGATCCATTGGCCGGCCGCGCGGACGATTACCGTGCGCCTCGTCGCCGGGAGCGCCGTGTTCGGCATCGGCTGGGGGCTTGCCGGGTTCTGCCCTGGGCCGGCAATCGTGTCGATCGGACTCGGGTCGGTCAAGGGCATCGCTTTCGTCGTCGCGATGCTGATCGGAATGGCGTTGTTCGAGTGGATCGAGCGGGCGCGGCAGGGGCGGTAGCTCGGTGGAGTTGTCGCGATCGAAATTGTCGACCCGACCGAGTCGATCCGGCGCGGTGCCGGGGCCGGGGCAAGATCGCGCTCGTTGCCCAGGCGGGTAACGCGCCGATCACATGACGACACCGGCGGCGGTGCGAGCCGCCGCGTCAGGGTTGCTCGCGCACATGCCGCTCGCCGAGCAATTGCGCGCACACCCGGCGCAGCCGTGCGCGCCACGTCGCGAACACGCTGGACCGGGCAGCGGGTTCCGCGACGGTCGCGGCGACTGGCCTGCCACCCCCTGCGGACAATGCCACGTGACCGGCCGTCTCGATCGTCACGCATTCGCCTTCGTCGAGCATGCGGCGAACGTAATGCGGCGTATCGGGCAGCCAGTCGAGCCCGCCGTGACGCAACGTGACCGCGAGCGCGCCGTCGAGCACGACGATCTGGCTACCCTTGTCGAACCACGCAAAGTGGCTTTGCCCGGCGTCGAGCCGGATGTCTTGCGTCCGCATGGCGAGTCCTTTTCCCGGTTGCGAGGCCCGGCGATGGCGGGCAACAGCGTGCAATCAGATTAGGGAAACAGGTGCGGGCAGGACAGATTCAGGGGACGGGAATCTGTTGCGGTGCAGGCGACGATTTCGGTCATCTGTATCGGTGGGTTTCCCCTGAATCTGTATCTGGCGTGCGCTGGGGCGCGCGGGCACGATGACTCGCATGATGCCCATCACCGATTCGTTCCGAACACCTTTGCCGATGGCCGGCGAGCCGCTGTACGAACGACTTGCCGAGCATTACCGCCGCATCATCGCGGCGGGTACCCTGTCGCCCGGCGACCGGATGCCGTCCGTGCGTGCATTCATGGCACAGCACGGCGTTAGCCTGTCGACCGCGATCCAGGCATTTCGGCGGCTCGAGGATACGGGCTGGTGCGAAGCCAGGCCGCGTTCCGGCTATTTCGTGCGGCGGCGCGCGGCCGCCGCGCTCGATACGTTGCCGGAAAGCGGCGGGCCGCCGCTGAGCGTCGAGCCGCCGTTCGCGGGACTGCATGAACGGGTGTCGCGCGTGATCGATCGCGCGAATGCGATGCCCGATGCGCTGAATCTCGGCGGCGCGTCCGCGCTGGCGACGCTGTATCCGGCCGAGCGCCTGCAGACGCTGGCGATTCGGTTGCTGCGGCGCAAGCCGACGCTGCTGACCGACGCGGGGCCGGTTGGCGGATCGCTCGAGTTCCGGCAGACGATGGCAAAGCGTGCGCTGACGTACGGCGTGGCCGTGTCGCCCGACGACGTGATGTCGACCAGCGGCGGCGTCGATGCCGTGAATCTCGCGCTTCGCGCGGTGGCGCCCCCCGGCGACACGGTCGCGATCGAATCGCCGGCCTTTTTCGGCTTGATCCAGCTGCTCGAAAGCCTCGGCCTGCGTGCGCTGGAGATCCCGGCCAGCCCGACGACCGGGCTGTCGATCGAAGCGCTCGAAGTAGCGCTGACCGCGTACCCGGACATTCGGGCCGTGGTTGTCGTGCCGAATCTGCAGAACCCGCTCGGCAGCGTGATGCCCGACGAGCGCAAGGCCGCGCTGGTCGCGCTGTGCTCGCGCCACGGCGTGGCCGTGATCGAGGACGAACCGTA encodes:
- a CDS encoding ArsR/SmtB family transcription factor, giving the protein MNADSSTGLPEPDQMRAAAESACALLKVLSNPDRLLLLCELSQGERCVSDLEARLDIRQPTLSQQLGVLRDNALVRTRREGKNIHYSLDSPAVIAVMGVLYEQFCGAAAKGARHAA
- a CDS encoding YeeE/YedE family protein; translated protein: MQLDVLHFTPWLSLAGGVLIGLAAAWLVAFNGRIAGISGIVGGLLTAGATERDWRAAFVAGLIAAPLMMRIAGAAAAPQVDAGWGELLAAGLLVGIGTRYAGGCTSGHGVCGLSRGAGRSIVATAVFMVAGFATVFVRRHVIGG
- a CDS encoding DUF6691 family protein, translated to MQAGFAFLAGLLFGAGLIVSGLANPQKVLGFLDLAGRWDPSLAFVMAGAIGVAGFAFAWAKRRTRSLLGLPIHWPAARTITVRLVAGSAVFGIGWGLAGFCPGPAIVSIGLGSVKGIAFVVAMLIGMALFEWIERARQGR
- a CDS encoding PLP-dependent aminotransferase family protein gives rise to the protein MTRMMPITDSFRTPLPMAGEPLYERLAEHYRRIIAAGTLSPGDRMPSVRAFMAQHGVSLSTAIQAFRRLEDTGWCEARPRSGYFVRRRAAAALDTLPESGGPPLSVEPPFAGLHERVSRVIDRANAMPDALNLGGASALATLYPAERLQTLAIRLLRRKPTLLTDAGPVGGSLEFRQTMAKRALTYGVAVSPDDVMSTSGGVDAVNLALRAVAPPGDTVAIESPAFFGLIQLLESLGLRALEIPASPTTGLSIEALEVALTAYPDIRAVVVVPNLQNPLGSVMPDERKAALVALCSRHGVAVIEDEPYRELVEAPHIVKPVKAWDRDGTVIYCPSFNKVLAPGMRLGWMSAGRWHARVKMLKFAHSRHNAALLQAVAAEFVGSGAFDRHLHRFREQLRVQRDVTIDAIARHFPAGTRMNRPPGGMLLWIALPDGVRSEALFDAALARGVRIAPGAIFSNSDRYDAYIRLACTRVFDTAHEAAIETLGQLIRDAAAAA